The following nucleotide sequence is from Salvia miltiorrhiza cultivar Shanhuang (shh) chromosome 7, IMPLAD_Smil_shh, whole genome shotgun sequence.
AGGAGCACCCAGAAGAATTTGGTTCATGGCATCACCATTCAACCTATCTGGATATCTAATTTCTAAACTCTTGAGTTGATTCCACTGCACATTATCCTCAATTCTAAGCTTACAACTCACAAGAGTTAATTTTGTAATGGACGAGCATGAATACAAGGGGTGAGGCAAGCAGTATCTACCCTTCCCATTACTATTAACGTCTCTCCAATatgaaaaatctaaaaaaaGCTCTCCCACATGTTTCTCGATAGCAAAAAGAAGCCATGAATCAATAACACTACTAGGGCCCACAATGTAACGAGGGAAAGATAAGCAGAATTTCAGAATCTTGGGACCTTTCCATTGTGAAAGAAACAGCAGAGACAATAGTTGGAGTTTGTTCGAAGAAGTCAAGGCAGGGGATGGTGGACCAGAGGTTTCTCCAACGTTGGGAGAGAAGGGATGTCCGAACAACATCTCTCATATCCAACAACACAAGAATGGTGAGAATTAAAGAGTCGGGTAAGTCGCTGAGTCGATCGCTGTCTGCTTCTGCAGTTCCATAATCTTCATCACTTTCAGAAACGTTCCATTCATCCATTGTTTCACTGGTTCTTGGGATTAAATGAGTAGTGGTAGACTGCTATCAGAGTGCTATGGGGAGGATTAACTTTATGTGCAAGCCATATTATGTTTTTGAAGACagaaaggaaaaaataaaaagataaaagatgGAAACGTTCTTTTCTCTCGGTTCGGATACGCATTCGTTTTAaggataatttattaaaatatactaatttattaaatattaaaatattattacaaaatatttataattaattaaaatatattacaccaaatctatttgatatatattgaaattatttGATAGGATTTGTATTTATCTCTTTCCAATAAAAATATATGCTTTTTATTTGATAGGATATTAATCTAGTTATTAAAAGTGAGTAGTGATAATTGAACACCAGGTGTACGTTACACCTggtaaaaaaccggttttttactTGATTAGAGTGTGAGCCGGTTTTATGGATTTAATATATTTACTGATTTATCCTTGATTTATTCTatccattttctttctttttttctaccATTTTATGCacaatttttcagttttttcgGCCATATGTATCCTTTGTTTTCGGTCAATTACTTTGTTTCCTTACGTGTTTTTTAAGCctttgtttctttatttttatgtttttattttgggaaattttataatttatataattcgatttttttttaatttttgttcggttttgattttgatttatttgtttttaaatttaatcattgatttgttaccaataatttagtgtttcttgttATAATAATTCTAGGTTTGTTTctagctatttttttttctaaattaatattattatttttttcaaaaaatatttctcctaaattttgtgtttatttgttttttattaatttgtttcaactaattttgtgtttctccttaaaataatactagatttgtttttggatattattttttaattttttcgaaaattagattttttttataagataaaaataatattatttatttttatctaatataaaattatgttataatttcggatatttatattgctaatttgtttcctattattaattaattaattaattaaattttaggatTTGTTAGGATTTGTTTTTCCCAGTTATTTATttgcaaaataaaaacaaaatcaacTCCTATATCTATCCATATTAGGTTTTTaataagttttttaattttgtaatattcaaattcgtttttttatggttttttatttttcaaatatatttctttacaaaatcaaaactaaatccACTTATAATCTATCCatattagggttttatttaGATTTTGAATTTCTCTATACAAATCGGCCATCCCATCGCTGGgcaaggtggcaaagtatcaTTATCATGTAATAGAGGTCGTGAGTTCGAATCCTCTATGGCCCCTTTAAAGTAaagggtttttttttgtttcttaaattttgttattattttttatttcactaatttagagattctaattctcctaaaaataaccctagatttgtttccactaatttagagattctaaatctcctaaaaataatcatagatttgttttcattattttaaacattctaattctcctaaaaataatcctagatttgttccactaatttagagattataattctcctaaaaataatccttgATTTGTTTctacatatattttatttttcgatattgttttttttttaatttttcgcccaaaataatatttagaagtcgtttttgtaaaaaaatcgaaataagggtaaagttattttaatttcgataattatttattttttctgacTTTCATGTGCAAAAAACATTttgaagatttaaaaaaaaaatcaaaataaggaaaaagatgtttgagggattTGAACTTGAGACCTCTATAAAATGTGAATGATACTTTGTCACCTTGTCTGGTAGTGGCAACAACATAAGTCTTTAGTTAGAATTGATAATAAAATGATTCGTGCGATTGGACATCGAgtgaataatttaaataacatattcattatattatttcaactcttataataaagtattaattaattgaagtaaattagtgaatatgagaaaaaaaaatgattgataCGAATGTATTTCGCTCGCAAGACTATTTAACATAGACTTGAATGAAAAACTATGTATTATTGTTAATAATACAATGAGGTGAAATGATTCATATGgttcatatgaatatatttcgctCGCGATAGTATGTAACGAAGTCGATTCAATTcagttatttcaattatataattacaCTTCATGaacgttcaatttaattatttcgacttcaagtgtatgttatatagttttccgcGCAACCTCTCtacgtttttttttctttgaaaatcACTAATTctttaaactttatttcattgcatatactttattttttttaaattcacaaatttatttcaattatattattcaacTTTATTACATTGAGTATAGTTATACGAGTTCATTACTCacactatttatttttataataatacaaaaatttattattatatcgcgtttaatactatattataattcattgccttcaaatatttgttatatagttctccgagcaaaataccaccgtatgattcatttttatttttatttttcaaattcactaatttatttcaattaattaatacaactttatttcatttacTATAATTATTTCATATTATTAAATCTCGTTTAATACTATATAGATTCCAATAAAAATCTCTGCGTACGATTgactatactttattttttattccaacttaaataatatttctattatataattaaacttgatgaatgttgagtttaattattttgacttcaatactatattataatatatggtCTTCAAGTATATTGTTATATTGTTATATGACaatcaactaattaattaatttttttttcattcagtATAActatttcgacttcgttactcaaATGATCGTGGTTCATTATGTTATcatcatatcgattacaatatttcactaatttatttcaattaattaattcaactctaTTTCATTGGgtataattatttgttattattatatcgcgtttaatactatattataatacatttgtctacaagtatatgttatatagttttccgagcAATATCCCATcgtattcacaattttttttccaacttcactaatttattttatttaattaattaaactttatttattactattatatcgCGTTAACTGCATTATTATAATACTTTTAATCCaaatatatgttatttattttttcgatcGATACCCCATCAtgtgattcattttatttttatttctaatgcTTCACTAATGCGGTTGCCACTACCggacaaggtggcaaagtataactcacatattattgaggtctcCCAGGTTCAAATCCACCAAgcacctttttcttgtattttagttttttttttcaaatcatcttcgatttttttaaaaatattggaaaaaatatatataaatgaaaacaaatctaggattatttccCCCAGtcacctttttcttgtatttcattttttttaaataaaaacatcttcaaaatgtttttttaatattggaaatatatatatatatatatatatatatatatatatatatatataaatgaaacaaatctaggattattttgaatatgtcttcatttacttggccaacatatatattccttcatttttaataaaatttccttcattttgaagacaatgtattataatataatattgaaGTCGCtttgataataagaaaatgaactactatagtgtaaataatgaagtcgaaataattatacttaatgaattaattaattgaattaaaatagcgaagttttttaaaaaatatgaatcatatgatgggacatCAATCGAAAAActaaaataacatatactttattgaaCGCGATATAAcaataagaaaatgaagtaTTATAGTGTGAGTAATGGGGAAAAAAATGAATCAGACGCATGGATTTTGGTcataaaactatataacatatactttatttgaatatattataatcaagtattgtaatcgatatgataataaagaaatgaactactattgtgtgagtaacgaagtcgaaataattagttgaaattaattagtgaaattgtaataaaaaatgaatcatatgatgggacGTCGATCGAAAAACAACATATACTTTGTTAaaagcgatataataataagaaaatgaactactatagtgtgagtaatgaaAACGAAAATTAATTCAAGTCAATCATACGGTGGGATTTTGCTcgtaaaactatataacatatactttaatttattagaatatattataatcaagtattgtaatcgatatAATCATAACAAAATGAGCCACtattgtgtgagtaacgaagttgaaataattatactcgatgaaataaagtttaattaattagtgaagttgtaataaaaaatgaattctataagataaatataataaaggaaattttattaaaaatgaaggAGTATATATGTTGGCCAAGTAAATGAAGACAtctacaaaattaaatatattataatatttttttaatggaggggggtgaattttttttcttttcaataattACACGACAACAACACATAAGTTAATTTCCAACCATGAATTAATGTGGTTACCATTGTCAGGTAAGGTGGCAAAGTATCATTCACATGTAATGGAGGTCGCGGGTTTGAAGCCTCCATGCTCCTTAAAGAAGGgggtgttttttattttttcaataattacGCATCCATGCTCCTTAAAGAAGGgggtgttttttattttttcaataattacGCGACAGCAACAAATAAGTTAATTTCCAACCATGAATTAATGTAGTTGCCAGTACCGGGTAAGGTGGCAAAGTATCATTCATATGTAATGGAGGTTGTGGGTTTGAATCCTCCATGCCCCTTCaaggggtgatttttttttttttaattttttttaatttttaattgtgCATCTCTTTTCCCTTAAGTTATACTCCTCTTAATTTGTTTTTTGGTTTGTTTAATTTCCTTCTTTtactatatgattttttttttggttcctTAAGATTGTCAACATCTGGTGTGCATTCAAGCTCTTTAATCTAATAAACCTACGtaagaattttaaatttaagtaaaaaaaaagattacTTAATTATTTACAAGTATTAATATTACTTACTTATTAGtggaaaaaaatcataatttttgaaaaaataaaaataaaatttccaaGGAAAAATAATACGTGAGGAATCAAATCTACAATTATTTTTAGGATAATCCTTAAATATGTGTAAACAAATGAATAAAAACATTatcgaaaaatataaataatagaattttcagaaaaaaaaataatatgcgTGGAAAAAAATCTTgtattattttaggagaatctctaaattagtggaaacaaatctaggattattttgtGTAGAAtgataatatctaaattagtgaaaacaaatctaggattatttttagaagaatatccaaattagtggaaacaaataaaaataacataatttttgaaaaaaataaaaaaataaatcttcaGAAAAAACTTACATAATTTtcgaatataaaaatacaaaatttcagaagaaaaaaatattttcaaaacaataaaaaaataatatgtggaaacaaaaataggattatttttaggagagtcataaaattagtggaaacaaataaataaaacataattttcgaatataaataaataatttaatcatcaataaaaataaataatattaatttcgaaaaaaaaagctggaaacaaatataggattattttAACAGGAAACAAATAATCATAAGAATTCCAGAAATAAACTAttaatatcatttatataattttcgaaaatcaaaaatcaaaaaataaggaaagaaaaaacaataaataagaaAACTGAAAACATAAATTTCGGATATCTAAAAAACGAAAAATACAAAACAATAATATGAGTATACTTAATAagggataaattagtaaataaacAAATCACTCTAAAACCGGCTAATTATGGTTTAACGAGAATCTGCCGGTTTTGACCGAGTGTACATGACACTTGGTGTCCATGCATTTccgattaaaaaatatatatacagttATTAAGCTTATTATATATGAATTGTCTGGATTAAGTAGTTTCTATTGGTTGTTTTAATACATGTATTTCCGTGGATTAAATTTTAAGTTGTATTGATCTTCACTTATCATTAGTAATATAAATACTTATTCAGTtggtttttttttcctttttggaattTCATGTCAAATTTGTCTATAATTAATTTAACAGAAAATATAATTGTATATTAAGTTATCTTTTTTTATGgtaaactagcatttgcatctcgTGCACGAGAaacgtttttatatttctatatttatgttCTGTTTTTACTCTTTAAgtttcaaatttaatattttatcaaaattttatttctatttcatTCAAATTAATCTCttcaattataaaattaaagattttatcaaatttaaatttaaaaattacaataataaaataaaattttaagcaAAGAATTACAAATAACATAAAGCCCAAGGAGAGGGATACGAGAGTGGATGTTGATGCTCTCTTCGATGATGATAACTAAACATATATAGCTATCGGCGGATAGAGTTGCTCACGACTTAGCTCAATATAGGGGTGTGCAAACCCAACCCGGACCCGCTGAATCCGCCCGAACCGacgggttcggtccggaccgaaccAGCCCACTATAGGTGTTTGGTCCGGGTTGGGTCCTATTTTGAGGACCAAAAGTTTTCTGGGTTGGTCCGGGTCGAACCCGGTCGAACCCGGCGAACCCGGAACCGACCCGTgctatttaaaatttaatatttaatatttatatttaataattaatatttataataataataatataatattaatctaACTTATGAATCTAACCCTAAATTCTAAAAATCAATTTGATGTCTGCTGCGCCGCACACCCATCATCCACTCCTCAATCTAACCCTAACCCCCCCCCCTCACCCGCTGCACACCCATCCACTCCACTCAAACCCGTCGCCCCGCCAACCGGATCGCCCACACCCTGACGCCCAGCAGGCCAGCACCGCTGCGAGCCTGCGCAAGCGCGGTCTCCCCCCTGCACACCCACGCCCAGAGTCCAGACGCCTCGGCCTCACTCAAACCCGCCGCCCCGCCGATCGGTCCGACCACGCCCCTGACGCCCAGCACCGGTCCGACCACGCCCCAGACGCGGTGTTCCCCTGCCCAGACCTGAAAAATAGCTGAAAAATAGgtgaaaaataggaaaaaaaaaaattgggttttTAGCGGGTTtgacccggaccgaaccggacccgttgctcgggttcggtccggtcctGGGTCGGCCCGCTTGAAACTTTCGGTCCGAGACGGTccgttttttaaaaaaattcgggTCTACAAACCCGACGGGTCGGTTcgggtccgacccgctgcacacccctaGCTCAATATGCTAAATGTTTAGAGAGTCTTATGGTTTGGACTGAGGATCTCCCTAGATGGTTAGGGACACTTGTTCTTGACAATGATTTAATATAtctctccaatttttttttttaaaaaaacataaagccaaataaaaattatataaagcAAAAAGCCCACTATTCCAAATCAAGTGATtgtttatattaaaataaaaaataaaaatacaacataAAAGAAAAACGAACAAAATAACTGCAAGCCCTAGCTCAGCggcgcttcttcttcttctcaccGCGTCTGTTCACcggctctgctctctctctttcttttttcgcGCCCAGCTCGGCCCCTTCGGTCCTGCATCGATTCCCCCGGCGCTAGAGCCATTCTTTCGACTCAGTGAAACAATGGATGATGATCGACTCAGTGAGTTACCTGACTCGTTAATCCACGCCATTCTTTCGTTGTTAGATATGAGAGACGTAGTTAGGACAACCCTTCTCTCCAAACGATGGAAAAATCGATGGACCACTGTCCCCTCCCTTCATTTTCGCATTCCTATGTACCGTAATTTATGGGTTGAATATTCAAACTTTATTTCTGCGGCTCTTGCACAATGGAAAGGTGCCAAGATTTTGGAGTTCTCCATATTCTTCCCTTCTTTTCGTTCGGAATCATATAGCGATATTGATTCGTGGCTGCGTTTTGCGATCGAAAAACAAGTGGAAAAGCTAACTGTAGGTTTCGATTATAAAATGTTTGCATACTTGGTTCCACAGTGTTTGTATTCATGCTCATCAATTACAGAATTATCCCTATACGGCTGTTCGTTGATAATCAAGAGGAATGTGCAGTGGAATGTGCAGTGGAATAAACTAAAGAGATTAGAATTTATAAATCCGGGTGGGTTGAGTGGTAATGCCATGAACCAAATTCTTTCAGGTTCCATTTCTTATATGCATTATTGCTTTATGATTTACATATAATAGATTTCTAGGAAGTGGATTTTGTCATTTGTGGGATTTGATTTGAACGCAAACTCATGTTGCTACTTGCAGTTTCTTGTTGACACGAAGAAGAACAACATGCCTGTTCAATTCCCGAATGCTGAGTTTCTAAAACTATGTGTTTATAATGACCATCAGATGCTTGATGTTCTTGTTGTTCTTGAGAGCTTTCCTAAGCTCAAGACGTTAATTGTTCATCAGGTCTCTCTTTACCATTCATATGAAGTCATTTGAATTCGTTTTTTGGGAGTGTTACTAAATTGATTCTTTCTTTTTGCAGAATGGTTATATGCATAACTCGGTGGCGTCTGAGATGGCTTTCCGTAGTCCGTCTCTGCTACATCTACAGAGAGTTGAGATTTACATACATGAAAACCATTTCTCAATATCTCCATTGGTAAAATTTCTGTTGGAAAATGCTCAAGTGCTTGAAAAGATGGTGGTTCAACCCCACGGAGAGCAATATGATCAAGAGGCGTTTACTTCGGCTTTAAAGGAGCTTCTGGGAATGCGGAGATCTTCTCCTTATGCAGAGGTGATCATAAGCCCAGATTAATACATTATAACTTATCTGCTTCGAGAGGAGTAGGGCGTTTTGAACCACTCCTATTTATTCATCGAGCTATTTAGTTGTGTTATTTGGATTGTAACTATAAAATTTTGAGCTTTCCTTTGGGTTTTGGACTATCCGGTTGTGTCAGTATTCGACTTAgaaattcatataaaaaattaattaatatatttattttaataattttataatgggTTAGTTGTATAAAAGTACTGAACTTTTAACAAATTCTTATTTTGCACATGtattttaaaatctttattaaaattattcaactattaattttttcttactAGCCAAATTGTGAGCCTAAAATGATGTTTTCATTCAACTATACAATACGACGTTGTTGTTATCTTTCTACATGATCATATTTATGTCAGATGAGTATATTTATGTTATATCACCATGATGAAAAATAGGTGAGTATGCCAATGAATCCATCCATGACATCGAATTCAATACCTACTCGACGCCAGTGGGCGAGAACGAGGTGCTCGTCGCCGACATGTCGTTCCAAACCCGTCGACGTGACCAAATTCGACGATTTGGCTGGCCACCGCTGGTTTTAGGTGGGCTGAGAAATGCAGaaagaagggaaaaaaaagGTCAACGGTGTTACCTCGTGGGGGGCGGGGGGCAAGTTGCTGAACTTAATGGACGTCGGGGGCGAACGGGGCCAAATGTTTAGTTGGGGTATTGAGCTGAACGCAATAGAGGGGTCAGCGTTTGGGGTGGGGGTATGGTacccctaaaataaatactataatttttacatttcaaatcaaatatttacataaaattttattaaattaaagctcttgttgtgatttttgatttgatatgtatattaaatattttataattagtcgaatttcataatttttgaaagaaataaaacaaaaaaataaaagataaaaaagaaaaatatatatattgttgaaaaataaaaaataaaccttTAGTTTATTATAACtccaaaattgccactcaaattgataaattaacaatattaattaaagaaatttaaagatcgcacCACATGAGActcgaaaaataataattgtcactcaaattgaaattttgtctttttataagttatttttttctcttttttttcttcgcctaatttaatatgcatatcaaattaaagatcacaaaaaaactttaatttaatactTGATGATTAGATATGAGTATATTTTaggtaaatatttgatttaaaatttaaaagtatTAAAACTTGATGATTAGATATGAGTCGGATTATCACGGGCCAAGTTATATAAGTCAAACATTTAATTAAGGTCAATTATTTGATTAATCATAGCTTATCactcaaatcaaattcaaatataatcCTTAATTTAtcggttttttgttttttttgtttttgttttttttttccccctat
It contains:
- the LOC130993060 gene encoding uncharacterized protein LOC130993060 yields the protein MYRNLWVEYSNFISAALAQWKGAKILEFSIFFPSFRSESYSDIDSWLRFAIEKQVEKLTISRKWILSFVGFDLNANSCCYLQFLVDTKKNNMPVQFPNAEFLKLCVYNDHQMLDVLVVLESFPKLKTLIVHQNGYMHNSVASEMAFRSPSLLHLQRVEIYIHENHFSISPLVKFLLENAQVLEKMVVQPHGEQYDQEAFTSALKELLGMRRSSPYAEVIISPD